The Candidatus Goldiibacteriota bacterium genomic sequence AAAAGGGATCATGAAGTTTCCATTAAAGAGTCGCTTGCGTGGACTTTTGTCTGGATAGGGCTTGCTCTGGCTTTTAATGTCTTTATATTTATTATGGAAGGCAGGGCTCAGGCGCTTGATTACCTTACGGGATATCTTATTGAAAAATCATTAAGTGTGGATAATCTGTTTGTGTTTATAGTTGTTTTCAATTATTTCCGCGTTCCGGCTATTTATCAGCACAGGGTTCTGTTTTACGGTATTCTTGTGGCTATGATTTTAAGGGCTGCGTTTATACTTGCGGGAATAAAACTTGTCACGGAATTTGAATGGGTAATGTATATTTTTGGAGTGTTTCTGGTTTACATAGCCATAAAGATGGTGACGGAAAAAAACGAGGAGTATGACCCTTCAAAAAACCTGATGGTAAGATTGTTTTCAAAAATAATGCCGATGAAAATGGAATATAAAAATCATAACTTTATTGAAATAGAAAACGGGAAACACCATTTTACCCAGCTTTTTGTGGTGCTGGTGACAATAAGTTTTGTAGATGTAATTTTTGCCGTGGATTCAATTCCGGCTATATTTGCCATTACCACAGACCCGTTTATTGTTTATACTTCCAACATATTTGCCATTATGGGATTAAGGGCGCTGTATTTTGCGATAGCAGGGGTAATGAAACTATTCCACTATCTGAAATACGCGTTGTCTGT encodes the following:
- a CDS encoding TerC family protein — translated: MEHNALWWIGFNAMVVILIMVDMLVFHKRDHEVSIKESLAWTFVWIGLALAFNVFIFIMEGRAQALDYLTGYLIEKSLSVDNLFVFIVVFNYFRVPAIYQHRVLFYGILVAMILRAAFILAGIKLVTEFEWVMYIFGVFLVYIAIKMVTEKNEEYDPSKNLMVRLFSKIMPMKMEYKNHNFIEIENGKHHFTQLFVVLVTISFVDVIFAVDSIPAIFAITTDPFIVYTSNIFAIMGLRALYFAIAGVMKLFHYLKYALSVILAFVGIKMLIAHYIKIPTVISLLVIVSVLAVAIFASVLRSKMMKNTTMM